ctataaagaacCACCACCCACGAGGGACAAGTCCTCTCTCCACCCGGATGCCTGCCCCGGAGGTTGGCGCTGGGAAACAGGGTGAGAGGCAAGCGTTTCCCGTGGCACACTGGGGGCTTCCTAGCTTTAGAGACTGGGTGGCTCACTCTTGACACAGTCCTTTTCCCTGAGGATGGCAAAAGTCTTCTCAAATGTACATTTCAAGGCTCCCCGGGAGATGGGAAAATTGGAGGCGGGGGGGAGAGGGCCCAGGGCACGTGGACCGCGGCCGCGAGATGAGGAATGAAGTGATTAGCTCGGCTCCTGATCGCAAAAGAACTGCCCACCAGCACCTCTGAGCTAGCCTTCCGCTACGGGGTGTTCTCATCCCAGCTTCTCACGCTCTggcctcccccctccccgcctcccccacccAAGCTCACCGTGCTCctctcccccgcctccccccagcACCCCCCGCTCCGCGCAGTGCCTGCCCGTGGCCGTGGGTCCTAGGCTCCTGATCTCCGGCAGCAGCGTAAGTCAGCAGTAGTCGTGAGTGTTCTGTGTTGCAAAGGCTAACCTGGCCTGGGGGAGAATCCAAACTACTTGGGGGCCTTTGGGACCACAATGGCAGGGGGAGAGGGGCATTCTTTGGGGCCTTTGTGGATGAAACCGACGACGTAGGAAAATGAGAGATGGTTACCATGCGCAAAACCTAGCCTGGCAGACTTAGCAAGGACTCTTTAGCCTACCAGTGATTGGGTTCTTGCATCCAGCACACTTCTTGGCCACAAAGTTCTTGTAGCAATCCACGCAGTAATACTGGTCCTCCACAGCGGTGAAACGCTGCCCAGCCAGCTTCTTAGAGCAGGTAACACACACAAAGCACTCGGCATGCCAGGGCTGATCCTGGTAAGTGATTCCTCCAGATGTGATGGCCTAGACCAGGGAGTGTAGCACCGGATTCAGATTCAACAACCATTTTGTTGAATGCCTActacgtgccaggcactgtgctgggcgcTCTGGTTTATAGTATCTCATTGAATCACCACAACGGCCATGAGAGGCAGGTGCTATTATTATCCGCCagttacagatgaagacactgaggctcagagaagatgaGCCCCTGTGCAAGGTTACTACATAGCAACTGGGTGCAGGAGGCCGGCCTCCAGAGCCAGCGTGCCCTTGGACAGCCTCCCTTGGCCTGGGCGCTGCTTTCTACTACcacagtctcctcatctgtaaaacgagaATGACAATTCCTACGTCACAGGGCTGTCGTGAGGATGGAATGGGAGAGTGTGTGTGCCAGTGCTCTGCAAACTGTCAAACACTGCTAGAACTCCCTTGACACGCACCTTGTTGCATTTCACGCAGTGCTTGGCAAACTTGGCCTCATGGCAAGTCACGCAGTAGAAGTCCTCCCCTTTAGGGAAGAAGCTTCCTGTCCCAATGACTTGCTTGCAGTTGCTGCAGGTGAAGCAGTCTTTGTGCCAGACAGTGCCCTTGTATTCCACGTTCTGATCTCctgcggggggggggggaagcgAAGGGGTAGCCCCACTGGCAGTGCCCTGCAGGGGGCTGCATCCACTCGGGGTGCGGCCTGGGCCCTCCAGAGTGGATGGAATGCAGGCCCTGCAGTGCTTGGCCCCATGCGGGGAGTTCTCCACCATGTCCTGCATGTGGTCATGCCCACCCAGACTCTCAGGAAGGGAACCCCGGCCGTAGTGATTTAGGGTCAGATGCCTGaatccccactcccccacccccatggccTTTGTGGATACAGAGATGCAATGTGACCCGGAATTACACCTTAAGGAAGAAGCATGCTTCGATCACTTACTATCCCAAATGAGAAAGCGCTACATACTTTTCACTTCCTTCTCTTGCCACAGACAGttctctccagtgttcttttaGCTGccaggtgtgtgcgtgtgtgcaagcatatatgtgtacacatatattcaGGTATATATATGCGTGCATATATACGCTGAACTCCAGCATCAGCTCCCCGCGGCTCCAGCCCCATCCCCGCAAGCAACCCCTTGCCACGTCTGCCCTCAGGGCCTCCTCCCTGGCTGCCCCGGGGCTGAGTGTGGCTGGTACCTGCTACAATGGGCTTGAGGCAGCCCTTGCACTTGGGGTTGTCCTCCCGAGTGGTGCACTTGTTGCACAGGATCTTGTTGTCCTTGGCCACGAAGGTCTCACTGGCCAAGGGCTGGAGGCACTTAGAGCAGCGGAAGCAGGTGTCGTGCCAGTAGCGGTTCTTGTAGTGCACCTCCTGGGAACCGAGCAGTAGCCGGGCATGGTAAGCAAGACCTCCCACAAGACCACACAgtccccccg
This DNA window, taken from Bubalus kerabau isolate K-KA32 ecotype Philippines breed swamp buffalo chromosome X, PCC_UOA_SB_1v2, whole genome shotgun sequence, encodes the following:
- the LOC129639107 gene encoding four and a half LIM domains protein 1, producing the protein MAEKFNCHYCRDNLQGKKYVQKDGHHCCLKCFDKFCANTCVECRKPIGADSKEVHYKNRYWHDTCFRCSKCLQPLASETFVAKDNKILCNKCTTREDNPKCKGCLKPIVAGDQNVEYKGTVWHKDCFTCSNCKQVIGTGSFFPKGEDFYCVTCHEAKFAKHCVKCNKAITSGGITYQDQPWHAECFVCVTCSKKLAGQRFTAVEDQYYCVDCYKNFVAKKCAGCKNPITGFGKGSSVVAYEGQSWHDYCFHCKKCSVNLANKRFVFHQDQVYCPDCAKKL